CGGGCTATCAGTTTTCAACGTCGATACACCTTTTTTTCCCAACACATGAAAGTTCAAAAATCAAACCTGGACCAGATGGGTTTGAAATCAATTGATAAGTACTACTAATGagtgcaaaatataaaattttaaaactaacgCCCAATGCCTGCAAAAGAATTAGGATTGATGTGGAAACTTAAACTCTATTTCAAAGGAAAGaatcattataaaaaagaatggCCAAGAGCCGCAGTTGGAGGGGAGTCAGAAATCGCGCATATGGCCAAACACTGCATTGAGATTATATACGTTTCACGCGGCCGCGGCAGAACCGTGACAACCTACGGACACAGAAACACGGCTAAGCTTATATGTTTCACGCGGCGGAGGCTGCTGATCACCCGCTAAAACGGTACAACCTACGAGCATATATCATTGTTTAAGTTTTAGGACGTACATGCTTTGGCTCAAACAGTTTGAGGATCGACATTCTTAGTCATGGAGGAACTCCACATGGCACACGAACGCGCGTTATCCTTGAATGGGACCGGGCCATGAAATATCGcttcaaaataaaaagcaaGACGCATTACGCATAGAGAACATATATAGGTCCTGCGCGCTCATGGAGTGGGCTGTCCCACCCACAATATTTAACTCTCTTATACAAATACCGCAATAACTCCATAGGCGCAAATGGATTAAGAAAGGTGGccccacagagagagagagagagagagagagagagagagagagagagagagagagagagagagagagagattatatatatatatatataaaatatgactcGATCCGTACACCGGTggtattataattatatgtcGACTTCATGCATATAActgtattcatttattttttggtgttGTACGGAAAGAAAGATCAATATCTTCTATAGTTTTGGCAGTTGGAAATTGATTAATTTGTAGACTACCATATTTTTTAGTTACGATCGATCGAGGCTTACATTAAATTGatcatcaattaattaattcatcaCAAAAAAATGACCGTAAGATATTCTTCATAAAAATTgtagaattaattaaaaaaggcCGGCCGGCCGGCAAGATTTCCTTTTAGCTAGTTAGATCCaggagcaatatatatttactttcACGTACGTACCCCTGCAGGCATGCAAGTAATATTTATATTTCGGACGTGACAAATTAATGGGTTCTAACCgataaatattgtatatagtACTATTTTTTTCCCCAATGCTTAATTTCCTGACTAAAATAAGTAAACTAGCTAGGACGTACGTCTGCTCTCTCAATCCACACGATGTTGCAATTGTAATTTCTATATATGCACAGTTGTTTAGAAATATTGGTTGGTTGCAAGTTGGAGTAATATCAAATTCCTCACCGTTGTTGGTCAAGGGTGTGATGATACCAAGTTCATGGACTAAAAAGGCAAAACCTCACAACCTCATCGAATTAATACTGCGATCAAAAGTACTGTTTGGGAAGTCAGTGGGTGGGTACAGGATGGCAGCTTTTGAAGGAGACCCTTTCGTAACTTGAGGTGATCATCTATATTTCTCATGTTCAGAACTTTAATTTGGTCCTAATTCTCGATCGAGTTACCTAAATCTGGGTAGTACGGCGGATTGGGAACGAAATGATCACGATCTCTCTTTACAAGTGGAAAAACATTTTCGGTTcaactaattaattagaaattgatCAATATATTAGACTAATTacccaaaagaaaaggaaaagataaatatatatatatatatatattatatgtactaGATGCATGCGCGCTGATCTCAACCATATGTATATGAGAAACAAgtaacctagctagctagctcactAATTATTTTTAGGTAAGACTTACATGATAGAATTAGCAATCATCCAATTAAGTGTGCTTCAAGAAAATTTGGTTGGAAGTGTCACCAACTATATATCCAAACTTGTATGTGTGTAGCATATTGCTATGAGAAATTAaggttaaatatatatatatatatatatatatatatatatgagtactactatatatagttaatttaattTGCGTACTTCATGTGATTGActgcttcaatttttttaatatgtaataaaaataaatgcacataaaatttatatatatatttaggagGAGGTTATGAATTTATCATTTAGTTTTTAGTAAAGCCAGACACTCGttgatcataatatatattttacgtAGTCATATACATGGTCGGGCGCGTACGTAGGGTACTACTTTTATTAACTTGtgaaattatctaaaaaatttacCTTCAAAGACATGAATTGAACACGCTACAATTTACTTATTACTTGGTGGATGTTATGACTCCATTAGCTAGGTTGCAATGGATGAAGAAGGGTGGAGCTAGAAAgcaaatttgaatatttcaaaaaaaaaaaaaagaaagcaaatttGAAGGATCGAACGCGATACTGAAGCAAGAAATTACCATGTTGCAGATAAGCAACTTCATGCCACGTGATggatattgaataaaatatatatggaaATCTAGATGTCTATCTTTTTCACCAAATTTGTAAGTATCTTCTATTGGCTTTAAGCAATCACGAGTTCCTGCTATGGAATATCTTTTAATTCTGCAAAGAGTTTATTTTCACGAACAGCTGATCGACtgcatacatatttatatacatgcaGACTATGCAGTAGCACGTACGggaatatcaatatatatatatagtgaagcaaatttcttttatttagtttGTAAAAAGACATTTTCAATGACGGTTATTTTACCACAGGAGAGCTTGAATGGCCTTATACAGGTGAACATGGGTACGTAATCTAAAGTGGTGCTCCGGTGAAGCCCTAGtaccttacatatatatatatatatatatctgaacTCGTCAGGGTTTTTTCTTGGATGAGTGTATATATTCTCTTTCAGCCATTAAAATTGCCGTTTGTTTTCAAAAACTTAAAGTCGAAAGGAAGTGATATTGAATCGaaccatatattttatattttaacgcGGCTAAAAAATTCACTGTTACATATAACTGACGTTAATTAAGATATAGTTTTTGCCGCAAAAACACAGTCCAACCCAGATGTCCAACACAAAGCTGGCTTACACCCAAAATCCTCAGCGAGCGCAGTTCAGAAACAACTGGTTTGCACTTTCTTCACATAACTCTACGCACTGCAACCCGGTGTTGCCCTAAAATTTCATCCACCATAAATGGCTTTCTTTCAGCCTCCAATGAACCAGTCTCAACTTCCCGCCAATCTTCCGATCCTCACCCAAGTGAAAAACCATGATGCATTATTCACAATCCACCACAAATACGAGTTCTAGCGGCAGCAGCAGCAGCGGCAGTAGTGGAGCTAGTGGCAGCAATGCCTCTGTTACTGCCGGGGCCGCACCCCCCACTAGGGGGCGTCACCCAGTTTATCGCGGGGTAAGGCGTCGGAGTACTGGGAAATGGGTGTCCGAAATTCGCGAACCCAGAAAGCCTAATAGAATCTGGCTAGGAACATTTCCTACACCTGAAATGGCTGCAGTCGCTTACGATGTAGCAGTGATTGCTCTCAAAGGTCAAGATACTGAGCAACTGAACTTTCCCAACTCAGCCTCTTCTTTGCCCGTGCCCGCCTCCACTTCCCCACGTGATATCCAAGCAGCTGCAGCCTCTGCTGCAGCTGCTTTAGGGGCTGCAGCGGCTGCTATGGGGGCTGCAAAAGACGCTTCAACCGCGAATGAGGGTGATGGAACACAAAAAGCACTAGAACCAGAAAAACCAGTGTTTGATGAATTTGTTGACGAGGATTTGATCTTTGACATGCCCAATGTTCTTATGAATATGGCTGAAGGAATGCTTCTTAGCCCACCTCGCTTGGACGTCGCTGGCGACGATGCTGAAAACATGGATCAGGATCAGAACCTTTGGAAATTTCCTTAAACCACCATATATCTACAGCAGCATAATCATCAATATTTTCCgccaaaaacaaaacatgaagAAACTTAACCTCTATAATATACGACAAAGTCTTCCATTAATAATATTCTAGAATGCAAGATGACAACATCAAGTGCGTGTGAGAGTGCTGGCTTGTTTGCTTAATAATTTGTACAGGATTTTGTGTATTAGGAGTTTCTCTTTTTGAACTTTCCTGTCTTTCAATGCTTGATGAAGTGTCACACAATGTGAGGATCAAAGAAACATCCTTATACAATTCACAAGCAGCTCGACTTGATTTCATCAGAGACTGGAAATTGACAACTTCTTATAACATTATATGATCAAATCCTACCCAGAaggcaaaaaccaaaaaaaaaaaaaaaaaacattaaattccTGATATCTAAGTAAAACAAAGGCCTTCTTGATTTCAGGTACTATGCTttaattcgaaataaaataaattatacagcTGAAGGCTttggttaaaaaaagaaaagaaaagaacagaaaaaataGTGTCCGTACCGCCCATAACTGCCAGCAACTGAATTTGTAACTACCGACTTCCAAAAGATTTAAAAGAATCCATGAGAAATTTTAAGATTCGAGACGGTACTTTCCAAAAAATGACTATCTATATTCTCATGAGCTGAATCATAAATGGCACCTCAATTTGCATCCTCCAACTTCTATATGGTCACTGCATAATATGATCGGTAATTCGATCTCATCTCAATCCTTGCCTCTAGAACTTTGTTACTACTTGAACCATAAATCAGGCCGAACACAAACGGTATTATTAGGCTTTGAAATAGCATTGCAAATGGGaaggatatgtttttagaatttttcgGATGCTCAATCTCCATTTCATTATTCAGTGCACTGAGGTTCCAAATTAAGCAAATAGGATGAATGGTTAGGTGAAGAAAAGCAAGTAAGTTGGGAGGCTTAGTCAACAAAACAATCAAGATGTTGATTTAAGGGTGTTTTATATTATTACTTCTAACACTGCAGTAGTTTACATGACTTTTATTTCCAGCCACACGTTGTGATTGTTAGGATGGGGCTCCCCAAAAAGATTATGGCCTACCTTACCCTCTGTTGACGTGTCATTCTCGCCGTTTGGTTCCTATGACGTGGCACTTCGACATTGGGGGGATAAATACCACGGATGTTGACTCTTCACCTAGCTTCGAACTTTCGACAGGGTCCGCATAGCCATACATCGTAGGCTGGGACCGGAGGCCTCCGAGAAGTAATATGTAGTTTTCAGTTTATCAATTATGAATTGGCCGTAATGCAAAGAGATGAGACCGAGAGACTTTAGTGTGAGGCATGAAGAGGAATGCAGTGGCTTTAGTACCCACCtaaacataattaattaatcttaCTAGCACTTAATTGGAAGATGGAGCTTTGTTAGCACCCCGTCTCCTGTTATAACAAGAATAAATGTACTGTAACATCAAACAAGGATCTTCGGTCCCAACCCTAGCTATATATCATGCCCTGATCAATTACCAGATAGCTCGATCGGTACCTAATTTTACTTCTATCTTGCGCACCAAGGTGACATGAAATCGATCGAGAGGCCAgctcattttcaaattttcatctcGCATCAACTTATTAGTTTTTttgtacatatatttatttcttctgtGGCATATTATAACATCCCGGCGGATTGCAAAGGGACTATTGTAATAAGTTTCACATGACCaggaaaatgtatatatatatatatatatgttgatatagagagcatgaatattttaagttCCTTATATtggtttgtgtatatatatatactaattaggagaatgaaatttttataaggtgaTTCAAGTACTGACTGATCATTAGTGACTATTGTTTATCGTTTTAAGGTATACATAGGATAAATGTGGCTAGCACTTTTGTTAATGGTGATTAATACCTTAATAGGCATGTATCATTAACATTTAGCCATAAATAATATCCATATGGAGTATATATTATGATCAgcactaatattctaataaatatatatagaagttgAATGGTATGTACATTCCTTTTTGAGTTTATCACTTCTTTTCAATAGTTCTCTCATGCATTGTAATCGCTTTGTTTTGTGCATAAAcaagctttcttcttctttgcaaaTTAACATATGCAAATAATGAATTTCCATACTAATTAAGCCGCCATTAGtagtgtgtgtatataagcCGCCATTAGGTCTGCATGTACGGCCAGCACTCCACTATCATGATTAATGACCAAACAATTAATTAAACATGAGAAAGTGTGCTTTCAATTACTAGATCTGACTGCATGTGTAGCCTATCCACAGTGAGACATGTAGGCACGCAGTCCTAAACCAGTAATATAAAGCTTAAATGAATATGATTCCTACATCTAAGGGTCGTAACTACgaagcaaaaaaaatatataaatattttaaatatctatGGACAGTGGGCAAAACTCCATAAATGGCAGAAGTCAAGAAAAGTGATAATTAGGCAGTACTAATCGATGGTTTAAGCACCACGGAAAGGCGAACTATCACTTGTATTAATGTGCCAATTAATTACCATCATGTTATGCTTCTCCTATTCGTGCCAAAAGATGACATGCGCCGGCGCGGGCATCTTTGTGATCTAGTGCATCATATACATGCGGCTTAGCCAAATGAGACAAGACTCCCGTTGATACAACCACAACACAACTGTCTTGATTAAAAATCTTGAAATTTGACAAGATGGCTAGAGATATCATAAGGATCTGGATTTCtatctttatattatattatatatatatatatatatatactcttttTGACAGATGTATTTTCGGCCAGATACAATCCATGTAAATAGATAAAGATCAATTATGAGATTAAGAATCGTTTCTCATGACAAATAGAAAAAGATGGATATACGGGAgagtaatatactatatatgatgCCATGGATTATGTAAACATCCAATCGATGAGCTTCTATATATTTAGGAAACTTCATCTATTGGTTTAGGATCTCTTAATTTGtaggtatattttttaattattaataaaccctcacttacaataaaaaaataccgTAAATATTACAATCTGATACTTGTGAGTTACCAATAggcaaaaccaaaaaccaaacccaagcatccaaaaaaaaaaaacaataaccaAATATAACATTATTACAAAAAGATCTTATTGATAAAGCCTTATTATAAACCAGATATgacaaaagaataaagaaaacgTGTAAAACTGCATCTAGCTACTTCCTCGTCAGATATACTTCCTTTATCAAGTCGTAAAATACCTCTAGTCTCCCTCGGAAGATCTAAAGCAGAGGAATAAGTTGAACTACTACCTTTAGCACCAAGCTTGGCCAGGCTATCAGCAACAGCGTTGCATTATCTGTAAATATGTACTTAAACAGCTAGCTAGCAATCGAAGAAACTCAAGGAATTAAGCCgcttaatttaaattttcaatagtACTACAGGCACGCGCGTTTGGGTTGCTTCCGAAACGTACAGGGAAGGATTGATGCGATCGAGCGAAACAAGATCAAAAGATACAAGCTAGTCATGTTCGAGTCattgtgtatttatatatatataatatatatatacactagtaGTTAGGCAACGGCCAATGGACGTTCACCAAgtatatagaaatattatttttaagaatttatattgtttttattaaggaaaaaattttgattaaaaatcatgtaatgcttttagaaaaaaaaatatatatatatatatatatataatttctaacattaaatagtaaaatagacttaaatcggttttaaaatatttagaattaaaatcttattatttactattgCATGTGCTCTGGGTACGACTGGAAACAACATatacgtgaaaaaaaaaatgaacctaACTATACAGCGCATGAGAGAAACCATAGTAAAGCAATGTGCAGATCGAACacattttcttagtttaataaaacgattattttttaaaagtaatataatttttataaagaaataaaatattaatatttttataagatattattatttgattttaatgtttagtaataaatttaaattgataaataaataatattttattgaaataattatattcataaatgtagttggtaaatagatttaaacttaattattttacatttctctttgtttatataaggaatgaatagaaattttaaatcacatatataaatttatatataaattataatttatataaaatatgatatatataatagaatatagaatatatatttatataatttatatagatatatattatatatctaatatacctcctaaataaatgatcatcaatgcataaGTTTCAGAATCGATGCATACTGCATAAACTTTGATAactatcaatttatttatgagtGATTGggaagagagattaaaaaaataagaacttttgagaagaaaaaaagaactcttttaatttatttatgtaattaacggtattaattttaataataaaataataaaaatcgttaaaccaataaaatttctttaaatagttactttatatatataaaaagatatgCACTATCAAGAGAAAAATTAAAGACGATCGAATTCAGTGAGTTAAGTTGATAGCTAGTCCACACTGGGCTGGGCAATTACTCCAACTAAAACTATGAAGTTAGCCTTTCATGCATGGAACTTAACTAGAACTAGCTAGTGACCTAAgaaccttttctctttttttcgtCCTTTTCTGCCCCCAAACCTTTTTGCTCGCTAATTACAGTTATAGAGTGTGTATATAATTACtgtataaatttcttaaaaataataaaatttattattaacaaattaatttaattttatatatattctcatatttacttaattttttaaaaaaattaattataaaatatttacatatttcataattataaatatcattttttttaatgttgtatATAATATGGATGTCCCTCGTGGGTCGGCCTTGCTGAGTGTAGCTCGAGCATGGGTCCTGATAAAgctatttagtattttttttttttcagttttttttattcatatttttgtaccattaaacattttttaaaaaaattcacaatatcattaaaaaataatttcttaatcacttaaaataaaaaaataaaaagttgtaTGGAGACCCCTCAGGTTATATTAGGGGTTTTAGTTTAATAAAAGTTTCATTTTACATCTTAAATtgattctaattaattttttcaaactacttaATAAAACAAAGCTGGCAAATGAGTTTTGAATATTCAAAGATTGTTCCTTTAATTTAAACATGAAAGTGGACGGCCCGCGATAACTTTGATTACTTTGAGATTGAATTCTAACGTACGTAGTATCAAATCAACGAGGTAATACTCGGTGTAATTTCAAAACGTCCAATCAATTTGATGTTTCCATTGTAGTAATCGATCCAATTAATGTTCAATGTAACTGgataatattgtatatatatgtaggtatatatatatatattcgtcgTCATCGATCGATTACATATTATTCTGTCTACCACTTCCTACAATAttgacaataatatatatatcttttattaaTCCTTATCTTAATTCCATGTTAATTTTTTCCCGTTGTTTTATCACTTAGTAAAACCATGAGTAACGAATTTCAACGTTTGCTGTCATATTATAAGTACTTTTAACGTACGCTAACTAGCTATTCCTCCACAACTTCAACACTACTATTTTCATGATTCTTTAATATGCTCTAATTAGTTCATGACTATATATCATGATCAGGCCCAGCCAATACATTTGTTTTCAATGAATAGGGTTGAGAACAAAAGCACGCAGCcaatagacaaaaaaaaaaaaaaaatagccaaGAAAAATAGGCCGTTATTTATAatgttatatttaattaatactttttttttttaagcagtAGTACTAATTAACTGATATTatttaaagtt
This sequence is a window from Carya illinoinensis cultivar Pawnee chromosome 9, C.illinoinensisPawnee_v1, whole genome shotgun sequence. Protein-coding genes within it:
- the LOC122277314 gene encoding ethylene-responsive transcription factor ERF024-like; translated protein: MMHYSQSTTNTSSSGSSSSGSSGASGSNASVTAGAAPPTRGRHPVYRGVRRRSTGKWVSEIREPRKPNRIWLGTFPTPEMAAVAYDVAVIALKGQDTEQLNFPNSASSLPVPASTSPRDIQAAAASAAAALGAAAAAMGAAKDASTANEGDGTQKALEPEKPVFDEFVDEDLIFDMPNVLMNMAEGMLLSPPRLDVAGDDAENMDQDQNLWKFP